The following are encoded together in the Bacillus cereus group sp. RP43 genome:
- a CDS encoding DUF3892 domain-containing protein, with product MDKKDFEKVYNDYLHQGEAQAQFEVDHEVNSGAEQIIAVRKNDDGDLIAFKTSSGRELDYITVLSEAKSGKLAHVDVFHKYGRDIIRSEPDGIKENNLDNLPSF from the coding sequence ATGGACAAAAAAGACTTTGAAAAAGTTTATAATGATTACTTACATCAAGGAGAAGCGCAAGCTCAATTTGAAGTAGACCATGAAGTCAATTCAGGAGCAGAACAAATTATTGCCGTTCGTAAAAATGATGATGGGGATTTAATTGCTTTTAAAACAAGTAGCGGGAGAGAGTTAGATTATATTACTGTTCTTAGTGAAGCGAAATCAGGGAAGTTAGCACATGTGGACGTATTTCATAAGTATGGTAGGGATATTATACGTAGTGAACCTGATGGAATAAAAGAAAATAACTTAGATAATTTACCTTCATTTTAA
- a CDS encoding YaiI/YqxD family protein, whose protein sequence is MKIYVDADACPVKDVIISEATNVEIPVILVTSFSHYSNAEQPTGVETIYVDSGADAADYRIMQLAKKEDLIVTQDYGLASLALAKGCIVLHHKGYKYTNENIEQLLQTRYLSAMVRKSGKRTKGPKPFTAEDKEKFRALFKSMIAL, encoded by the coding sequence ATGAAAATTTACGTTGATGCAGATGCTTGTCCTGTAAAAGATGTGATTATTTCCGAAGCTACGAATGTAGAAATCCCTGTTATCCTCGTTACTAGCTTTTCTCATTATTCTAATGCAGAACAGCCAACAGGCGTAGAAACAATTTATGTTGATTCTGGAGCAGATGCTGCAGATTATCGGATTATGCAGTTAGCAAAAAAAGAAGATTTAATCGTAACACAAGATTACGGTCTTGCTTCACTCGCTTTAGCAAAAGGCTGTATCGTGCTACACCATAAAGGGTACAAGTATACAAATGAAAACATTGAACAACTATTACAAACACGGTATTTAAGTGCAATGGTTCGAAAGAGCGGTAAGCGTACAAAGGGACCAAAACCATTTACAGCAGAAGATAAAGAGAAATTTAGAGCGCTCTTTAAAAGTATGATTGCACTTTAG
- a CDS encoding GNAT family N-acetyltransferase, whose translation MIYKADNNVREKLVEMFDNFDSTIVLSYLQGHMGSAWVDNLENPTVAQITVGIFVFYAGNPNVEEAKELLYNLPDFTLAIVDSNEWKERIEAIHKGSIEKFKRFRFNKNPDDLDKGYIRDLLSTLPQDYEMKRVDKNIAKSSSFHALSEDFISQFDSIDDFIDRGVGYAILNKGKVVSAATSFSVYDDGIEIEIASHPEHRRKGLATIVASALILDCLDRGKYPSWDGANSESVELAKKLGYTFKESYDTYFIEIKK comes from the coding sequence ATGATTTATAAAGCAGATAACAATGTAAGGGAAAAGTTAGTTGAGATGTTTGATAATTTTGATAGTACTATTGTACTTTCATATCTACAAGGGCATATGGGAAGTGCATGGGTAGACAATCTTGAAAATCCAACTGTTGCTCAAATAACTGTAGGGATTTTTGTGTTTTATGCTGGGAATCCAAATGTAGAAGAAGCGAAAGAGTTACTATACAATCTTCCTGATTTTACTCTCGCTATTGTTGATTCGAATGAATGGAAAGAACGGATAGAGGCTATACATAAAGGATCAATTGAGAAGTTTAAAAGATTCAGATTTAATAAGAACCCTGACGATTTAGATAAAGGATACATACGGGATCTATTGTCTACATTACCTCAAGATTACGAAATGAAAAGAGTCGACAAAAATATAGCAAAGTCTTCGTCATTCCATGCACTCTCAGAAGATTTTATAAGTCAGTTTGATTCAATCGATGATTTTATTGATAGAGGCGTAGGGTATGCTATTTTAAATAAAGGAAAAGTTGTTTCTGCGGCAACATCATTTAGTGTATATGATGATGGAATCGAGATTGAAATTGCTAGTCATCCTGAACATAGAAGGAAAGGTTTAGCAACAATTGTAGCATCTGCACTAATATTAGATTGTCTAGATAGAGGGAAATACCCTAGTTGGGATGGAGCAAATTCTGAGTCTGTTGAACTAGCAAAAAAGCTAGGCTACACTTTTAAAGAATCTTATGATACATATTTTATTGAAATAAAAAAATGA
- a CDS encoding PLP-dependent aminotransferase family protein, which yields MEWKLDSDSKIPIYQQVVDFIERRITYGELPPGSFLPSERKLATQLNVNRSTVTTAYNELRAMGIVESTTGKGTRVSTHMWGVSPTLTPNWRGFVEGGTFLPNLPLLRHIRAEVQQNENIIDFANGELGCNLYPHDQLQTILREQPLTQSLSYDHPQGYLPLRQAVVKYMKEYLKVEATEQSIMITSGAQQALHLIVQCLLNPGDAVAFESPSHCYSLPLFQSAGIRIFPLPVDEHGINPDDVQELYRKHRIKMIFLNPNFQNPTGTMLHPNRRKKLLSLCADLRIAIVEDDPSSLLTLENKQPCPTLKSIDENGTVIYVHSLSKMIAPGLRVGWLVAPQSVVERLSDARHQMELGMSIFPQWLMQQFFETVPFQSHIVPLRKQLAEKRDVIVRALNEQLHDKISFSNPTGGIYIWGKLKEPINEKQLIMQSLKQEIAFMPGSIFGAKDGYIRLSYGKVNIDQIEEGISRLREAILVCEK from the coding sequence ATGGAATGGAAGCTAGATAGTGACAGTAAAATTCCTATTTATCAGCAAGTTGTTGACTTTATTGAAAGACGTATTACATACGGAGAGCTTCCTCCAGGTAGCTTCCTCCCTTCAGAACGAAAATTAGCTACGCAGTTAAATGTAAACCGAAGTACGGTAACGACTGCTTATAATGAACTGCGGGCTATGGGAATTGTAGAAAGTACGACTGGTAAAGGTACACGTGTGAGTACACATATGTGGGGTGTTTCTCCAACATTAACGCCGAACTGGAGAGGTTTCGTAGAAGGCGGGACTTTCTTACCAAACTTACCGTTACTTCGCCATATTCGGGCAGAAGTGCAGCAAAATGAAAACATTATTGATTTCGCAAACGGGGAGCTCGGTTGTAACCTCTATCCTCACGATCAACTACAAACGATTTTACGAGAACAACCGTTAACGCAGTCATTAAGTTACGATCATCCGCAAGGGTATCTACCGCTAAGACAAGCGGTAGTAAAATATATGAAAGAATATTTGAAGGTTGAAGCGACCGAACAGTCGATTATGATTACATCTGGCGCGCAGCAAGCACTTCACCTTATCGTACAATGTTTATTAAATCCAGGTGATGCAGTCGCTTTCGAAAGTCCTTCTCACTGCTATTCATTACCGTTATTCCAATCAGCAGGTATTCGTATTTTCCCATTACCTGTCGATGAGCATGGTATTAATCCGGATGATGTGCAAGAGTTATATAGAAAGCATCGTATTAAAATGATCTTTTTAAATCCAAATTTCCAAAACCCTACGGGAACGATGCTGCATCCAAACCGTAGAAAAAAACTTTTATCACTTTGCGCAGACTTACGAATTGCGATCGTTGAAGATGATCCATCTAGTTTACTTACGTTAGAAAATAAACAACCTTGCCCTACTTTGAAATCTATTGATGAAAATGGAACTGTCATATATGTACATTCCTTATCAAAAATGATTGCACCAGGGTTACGAGTCGGCTGGCTTGTCGCTCCGCAGTCAGTAGTAGAGCGATTATCCGATGCACGGCACCAAATGGAATTAGGTATGAGCATATTTCCCCAGTGGCTGATGCAACAATTTTTTGAAACTGTACCATTTCAGTCGCATATCGTACCGTTACGAAAACAACTGGCAGAAAAAAGAGATGTTATCGTCCGTGCTTTAAACGAGCAACTTCACGATAAAATCTCTTTTTCCAACCCGACCGGTGGTATATACATATGGGGGAAATTAAAAGAACCGATAAACGAAAAACAGCTTATTATGCAAAGTTTAAAACAAGAAATTGCTTTTATGCCAGGTAGTATTTTCGGCGCGAAAGATGGTTATATTCGTTTATCTTATGGAAAAGTGAATATTGATCAAATCGAGGAAGGTATTTCTCGTTTACGTGAGGCTATTTTGGTATGTGAAAAATGA
- a CDS encoding EamA family transporter: MKRWQMEWLLVSVALVWGANYTIGKYGVAFMSSIQFNSLRFLVASPVLLLITFLMERSLRIEKKDWLRLLAVGIVGTTMYQTMFMLSVKYTSATNASLLIAMSPIFTGILAVLHKQERFSMKVQIGSIVAFIGAAFVLLTGHTGGATYEYAWLGNIIGLLAAIAWGWYPILAQPLITKYSAMRVTSWSTLIGIVPLVVYCLFNVNTLTWPVDMPSWGSLAYSIVFATIFGLAMWYVGISKIGSTKVMVYMYLVPLFAVIFAAVTIGEQINMMQLVGGLIIFIGLYVVKKGGIKKPALNLKKVS; the protein is encoded by the coding sequence ATGAAACGATGGCAAATGGAGTGGCTCCTAGTATCAGTTGCATTAGTATGGGGAGCAAATTATACAATTGGAAAGTATGGCGTGGCATTTATGTCATCCATTCAATTTAATAGTTTACGATTTTTAGTAGCATCACCGGTATTATTACTTATTACATTTTTAATGGAACGCTCATTACGTATTGAAAAAAAAGATTGGTTACGATTATTAGCAGTCGGTATCGTTGGAACGACAATGTATCAAACGATGTTTATGCTATCTGTGAAATATACTTCAGCAACGAACGCCTCATTATTAATTGCGATGTCACCTATATTTACAGGGATATTAGCAGTATTACACAAACAAGAACGATTTTCGATGAAAGTACAAATTGGTTCGATAGTAGCATTTATTGGTGCAGCATTCGTTTTATTAACAGGGCATACAGGAGGAGCTACTTACGAGTATGCATGGCTTGGAAATATAATTGGATTACTCGCAGCGATTGCGTGGGGATGGTATCCAATATTAGCGCAGCCTCTTATTACAAAATACTCCGCAATGAGAGTCACATCATGGTCTACTTTAATTGGAATTGTACCACTCGTTGTATATTGTTTATTCAACGTAAATACGTTAACGTGGCCAGTAGACATGCCAAGCTGGGGATCACTAGCATATTCAATCGTCTTTGCGACAATCTTTGGACTTGCAATGTGGTATGTCGGTATTAGTAAAATCGGCTCAACGAAAGTAATGGTTTATATGTATCTCGTACCATTGTTCGCAGTTATCTTTGCGGCTGTAACTATTGGAGAGCAAATAAACATGATGCAACTAGTTGGCGGTCTAATTATCTTTATCGGTTTATATGTTGTAAAAAAAGGCGGAATCAAAAAGCCAGCTCTCAATTTGAAAAAAGTAAGTTAA
- a CDS encoding NUDIX domain-containing protein: MISKLTFGYKKPTVQYVLRPSCYAVIFDPTTSNIAIIQNGERYFLPGGGMEGNETKEKCLHRELLEELGWTIEIEQYIGNATRYFYAEKEDTYYLNDGFFYIANMVQKQTDNCEEDHVLKWVSPLHAVELLIHNHQKWAVEQALLLRNKK, encoded by the coding sequence ATGATTTCGAAACTCACATTTGGTTATAAAAAACCTACTGTTCAGTATGTATTACGGCCAAGCTGTTATGCGGTTATTTTTGATCCAACTACTTCAAACATAGCTATCATTCAAAATGGAGAACGTTATTTTTTACCAGGTGGCGGTATGGAAGGTAATGAAACAAAAGAAAAATGTTTGCACCGTGAATTACTCGAGGAATTAGGATGGACAATTGAAATCGAACAGTATATCGGTAATGCAACGCGATATTTTTATGCGGAAAAGGAAGATACATATTATTTAAACGATGGGTTCTTTTACATTGCAAACATGGTACAGAAACAAACCGATAACTGTGAAGAAGATCATGTTTTAAAGTGGGTGTCCCCATTACATGCTGTAGAGCTTCTAATTCATAATCATCAAAAATGGGCTGTTGAACAAGCGCTTTTATTACGAAACAAAAAATGA
- a CDS encoding DUF3980 domain-containing protein → MINRKCSRCKKITGTIHGGKKINEEFLCEDCLQKGIASGEIELSQVEKEQTSYLSIKILKIMSVIYLVVSIITTFSAGALIQDPGLGGISFSITGAVGVMIIGSIFQSVLVFCGIWVFILLVETVIKIYEKMK, encoded by the coding sequence ATGATAAATCGAAAATGTTCAAGGTGTAAAAAAATAACAGGGACAATACATGGTGGTAAAAAAATTAATGAAGAATTTTTATGCGAAGATTGTCTGCAAAAAGGAATTGCGAGTGGGGAAATCGAATTATCACAAGTGGAGAAAGAACAAACTTCGTATCTTTCTATAAAAATATTAAAAATAATGAGTGTTATTTATCTAGTAGTATCTATTATAACCACTTTTTCTGCTGGAGCACTTATACAGGATCCAGGGCTTGGTGGGATATCATTTTCAATAACAGGTGCAGTTGGTGTTATGATAATTGGATCGATATTCCAATCTGTTCTTGTATTTTGTGGTATTTGGGTGTTCATCCTTCTAGTAGAAACCGTCATTAAAATATATGAAAAAATGAAGTGA
- a CDS encoding GNAT family N-acetyltransferase yields MRVRNIQGEDYEKIHSVLNDWWGGRDMAHMLPKLFFVHFQETSFIIEEEEETLGFLCGFCSQTHKEEAYVHFIGVNPKYRRRGIASTLYSYFFDIARANNRKVVKAITSPVNKKSILFHQEIGFRIEAGDDEIEGVSVHTNYDGNGGSRVLFLKHV; encoded by the coding sequence ATGCGCGTAAGAAACATTCAAGGGGAAGATTATGAAAAGATTCATTCTGTTTTAAATGATTGGTGGGGCGGGAGAGACATGGCTCATATGTTGCCAAAATTGTTCTTCGTTCACTTTCAAGAAACGAGTTTTATCATTGAAGAAGAGGAAGAAACGTTAGGTTTCTTATGTGGATTCTGTTCACAAACACATAAAGAGGAAGCTTATGTACATTTTATCGGTGTAAATCCAAAGTATAGAAGAAGAGGAATCGCATCGACATTGTATTCTTATTTCTTTGATATTGCTCGTGCAAATAATCGTAAAGTTGTAAAAGCAATCACATCACCAGTTAATAAAAAATCGATACTATTTCATCAAGAAATTGGTTTTCGAATTGAGGCTGGGGATGATGAAATAGAAGGTGTATCCGTACATACAAATTATGATGGGAACGGCGGGAGTAGAGTTTTATTTTTAAAACATGTGTAA
- a CDS encoding GyrI-like domain-containing protein: MESSQSRNEYLRRIYKVQDYIESHINDSLSIEDLANVAGFSKFHFHRIFKGMMDEPLSRYVNRLKLERATNLLTYRRDMTITDVAYHFGFTDSAVFSRTFKSHYGVSPSYYRNHNSKNCKDVRQGSQYNECKKVRGEVEIVTADNVNVAYIRHVGTYKDLAKAFPEMIEKLFHYAMEQNYHVFEDTKILTIYHDHHEFTEDNHLRTSLCITIPDGVEEGNSEIGLMTIPSGKYAVGHFEISQDEYKGAWDFLYGEWLPNSGYKPRDSYPFEVYRNDAGQHPENKHIVDIYVPIEPF; this comes from the coding sequence ATGGAGAGTTCTCAAAGTAGAAACGAGTATTTACGACGTATTTATAAAGTGCAAGATTATATAGAATCACACATAAATGATTCACTTTCCATTGAAGATTTAGCTAATGTGGCAGGCTTTTCAAAATTTCATTTTCATAGAATTTTTAAAGGGATGATGGATGAGCCATTATCTCGGTATGTGAATCGTTTAAAGCTAGAAAGAGCAACAAATCTACTTACATACCGTCGAGATATGACGATTACAGATGTTGCTTACCATTTTGGTTTCACAGATTCAGCAGTTTTCTCCCGAACATTTAAAAGTCATTATGGAGTAAGTCCGTCTTACTATAGAAATCACAATAGCAAGAATTGCAAAGACGTTAGGCAAGGTTCTCAATACAATGAGTGTAAGAAGGTTCGAGGAGAGGTCGAAATTGTAACAGCGGACAATGTAAACGTCGCATACATAAGACATGTAGGTACATATAAAGACTTAGCTAAAGCTTTTCCGGAAATGATAGAAAAATTATTTCATTACGCAATGGAGCAAAATTATCATGTATTCGAGGATACGAAGATATTAACAATTTATCACGATCATCATGAATTCACAGAAGACAATCATTTAAGAACAAGTCTATGTATAACAATTCCAGATGGAGTAGAAGAAGGAAATAGCGAAATTGGACTAATGACAATACCATCAGGGAAATATGCAGTAGGACACTTTGAAATATCGCAAGATGAATATAAAGGAGCATGGGATTTTTTATACGGTGAATGGCTGCCGAATAGCGGATATAAACCGAGAGATTCGTATCCTTTTGAAGTATATAGAAATGATGCAGGGCAGCATCCGGAAAATAAACATATAGTCGATATATATGTACCTATCGAACCTTTTTAA
- a CDS encoding serine hydrolase, which translates to MKTAEQLDCVVKEEYKNINGMLVMQKGNVTFENYYNGYGPDDAYHVASVTKTIISALIGICVDKGYIKNVDQKVIELFPEYNLKESEVTVGHLLTMTAPYPYVDWQEPLEELCTQQDWVQYTLNRIGNGGQIGAFKYSSAGAHLLSAIITSVTGKSAREFANDHLFQPIGMREIPNYNMKAFGFDDLFGKDVKGWVHDPNGITTGGWGLTLTVRDMAKFGRLYLNEGIHNGEQILSKSWVKESTAMNSNQYGYLWWLREEDGVYSYCAMGDGGNVICCIPEKELVVVIASEIIPEAKDRWELISKYILSCIQTNN; encoded by the coding sequence ATGAAAACGGCTGAACAGTTAGATTGTGTTGTAAAAGAAGAATATAAAAATATTAATGGTATGTTAGTAATGCAGAAAGGTAATGTTACTTTTGAAAATTATTATAATGGTTACGGTCCAGATGATGCATATCATGTAGCATCAGTAACAAAAACGATAATCTCTGCATTAATTGGGATATGTGTAGATAAAGGTTATATAAAAAATGTTGATCAAAAAGTAATAGAGCTTTTTCCAGAATATAATCTAAAGGAATCTGAGGTAACAGTAGGACATCTTCTTACAATGACAGCTCCATATCCTTATGTGGACTGGCAGGAACCGTTAGAAGAATTATGCACACAACAGGACTGGGTGCAGTATACACTTAATCGAATTGGGAACGGCGGGCAAATTGGAGCTTTTAAATATTCATCTGCAGGAGCTCATTTACTATCAGCAATTATTACGAGTGTAACAGGGAAAAGTGCTCGTGAATTTGCGAACGACCATCTATTCCAGCCTATTGGCATGAGAGAAATTCCAAACTACAATATGAAAGCATTTGGATTTGATGACTTATTCGGAAAAGATGTGAAAGGATGGGTTCACGATCCAAATGGTATTACAACTGGCGGCTGGGGACTGACGTTAACGGTTAGAGATATGGCTAAGTTTGGACGTTTGTATTTAAACGAAGGTATTCATAATGGAGAGCAAATTCTATCAAAATCATGGGTAAAAGAATCAACAGCAATGAATTCGAATCAATACGGTTACTTATGGTGGTTACGAGAAGAAGATGGTGTCTATTCATATTGTGCAATGGGAGATGGTGGAAATGTAATTTGTTGTATACCGGAGAAGGAATTGGTGGTGGTAATTGCGTCTGAGATTATACCGGAAGCGAAGGATAGATGGGAGCTAATTTCGAAATATATTCTTTCTTGTATACAAACAAATAATTAA